A DNA window from Brassica napus cultivar Da-Ae chromosome A4, Da-Ae, whole genome shotgun sequence contains the following coding sequences:
- the LOC106429451 gene encoding 14-3-3-like protein GF14 psi: MSSREENVYMAKLAEQAERYEEMVEFMEKVAKTVDSEELTVEERNLLSVAYKNVIGARRASWRIISSIEQKEESKGNEEHVAIIKEYRGKIETELSKICDGILNVLEAHLIPSASPAESKVFYLKMKGDYHRYLAEFKAGDERKDAAESTLVAYKSAQDIATAELAPTHPIRLGLALNFSVFYYEILNSPDRACTLAKQAFDEAIAELDTLGEESYKDSTLIMQLLRDNLTLWTSDMTDEAGDEIKEASKPEGGAAE; encoded by the exons ATGTCGTCACGTGAAGAGAATGTGTACATGGCGAAACTAGCGGAACAAGCGGAGCGTTACGAAGAGATGGTTGAGTTCATGGAGAAAGTTGCTAAGACCGTTGACTCTGAAGAACTCACTGTCGAGGAGAGGAACCTTCTCTCCGTCGCTTACAAGAACGTGATCGGGGCGAGGAGGGCTTCGTGGAGGATCATCTCTTCCATCGAGCAGAAGGAAGAGAGCAAAGGGAACGAAGAGCACGTTGCTATCATCAAGGAGTACAGGGGGAAGATTGAAACCGAGCTTAGCAAAATCTGCGACGGGATCTTGAATGTTCTTGAAGCTCATCTCATCCCCTCTGCTTCACCTGCTGAGTCTAAGGTGTTTTATCTCAAGATGAAGGGAGATTATCACAGGTATCTTGCTGAGTTTAAGGCTGGTGATGAGAGGAAAGATGCTGCTGAGAGCACTTTGGTTGCTTACAAGTCTGCTCAG GACATTGCGACTGCTGAGTTAGCTCCAACTCACCCTATCAGGCTTGGTCTTGCACTCAACTTCTCTGTGTTTTACTATGAGATCCTTAACTCGCCTGACCGTGCCTGCACCCTCGCTAAGCAG GCATTTGATGAAGCTATCGCTGAGTTGGATACATTGGGAGAGGAATCATACAAAGACAGTACGCTGATTATGCAGCTTCTCAGAGACAACCTCACTCTCTGGACTTCTGATATGACT GACGAGGCCGGAGATGAGATAAAGGAGGCATCGAAGCCAGAGGGTGGTGCAGCAGAGTAA
- the LOC111215022 gene encoding RHOMBOID-like protein 9, chloroplastic codes for MALLPLHHEFPCKGHVFQHGTSTRHSRGHVLFDTNGSRRFSSSARTFPYCLSSRGKLCLVRASSETKIIKERLKLLDSYFGKLQGGDEKKPSISTGDDEKAKLNAETELESLSVYLDKQQKDAVIKPEGGSAASKLRKADIKSNNNNNTLLQQLDDDEDQGEDTLNFYTVSILAAINVGVCLFEAAAPVRNNEMGLLSLPLLYGAKINDLIVAGEWWRLLTPMFLHSGIPHVALSSWALLTFGPKVCRDYGIFTFCLIYILGGVSGNFMSFLHTPDPTVGGTGPAFALIGAWLVDQSQNKEMIKSDEYEDLFQKAIVMTGLGLILSHFGPIDDWTNLGALVAGIVYGFFTCPVLQLGRGSERPEGIVTVGREKQNSGDPCKSFLVFVVFVAVLVTCVLVLGDGPLEFPTYDDVVYSLI; via the exons ATGGCGCTGTTACCTCTTCACCATGAGTTCCCCTGTAAAGGTCATGTCTTTCAGCATGGGACTTCAACTCGGCATAGCAGAGGACACGTGTTGTTTGATACGAATGGTTCCAGACGTTTTTCTTCGTCTGCAAGGACCTTCCCTTATTGTCTTTCATCAAGAGGAAAGCTGTGCTTGGTTAGAGCGTCATCAGAGACCAAGATCATCAAGGAGAGACTTAAGCTGTTAGATTCTTATTTTGGGAAACTTCAAGGCGGCGATGAGAAGAAGCCTTCTATCTCAACGGGTGATGATGAGAAAGCTAAGCTCAATGCAGAGACAGAGTTAGAATCTTTGAGCGTTTATCTTGACAAACAACAAAAGG ATGCGGTGATAAAACCAGAAGGAGGTTCAGCAGCAAGCAAACTGAGAAAGGCTGATAtcaaaagtaataataataataatactctTTTGCAGCAGCTCGATGATGATGAGGATCAAGGAGAAGATACGTTGAACTTTTATACCGT GAGCATATTAGCAGCCATAAACGTGGGAGTGTGTCTGTTTGAAGCAGCTGCTCCAGTGAGGAATAACGAAATGGGACTCTTATCTCTTCCGCTGCTCTATGGAGCAAAGATAAACGATCTAATCGTGGCCGGAGAATGGTGGAGGCTGCTCACACCCATGTTTCTG CACTCTGGAATCCCTCACGTAGCACTTAGCTCATGGGCTCTGCTTACCTTTGGACCTAAAGTCTGCCGTGACTATGGGATATTCACGTTTTGTCTGATTTACATTCTCGGAGGAGTTTCTGGTAATTTCATGAGCTTTCTTCATACTCCAGATCCTACTGTTGGTGGAACT GGACCAGCCTTTGCGTTAATAGGAGCTTGGCTTGTGGATCAATCTCAGAACAAGGAGATGATCAAAAGTGATGAATATGAAGACTTGTTTCAAAAGGCCATTGTAATGACAGGACTTGGTCTCATATTAAGCCATTTCGGTCCTATAGATGACTG GACAAATCTGGGAGCACTTGTAGCTGGGATCGTGTATGGGTTCTTCACTTGTCCAGTGCTTCAACTTGGAAGAGGAAGTGAAAGACCTGAAGGGATTGTGACTGTTGGACGAGAGAAACAGAATAGCGGTGATCCATGTAAATCGTTTCTTGTGTTCGTAGTCTTTGTTGCAGTTCTGGTAACTTGTGTGCTAGTCCTTGGGGATGGACCGTTGGAATTCCCTACGTATGATGATGTTGTCTACTCTCTCATTTAG
- the LOC125607898 gene encoding protein THYLAKOID ASSEMBLY 8, chloroplastic-like: MSISLSFIPSLTLPQPPSLSRNATVPRRWFSSIRCGPRDNRGPLLKGRILSSEAIQSIQSLKRAHRTGSLSLSLPPLRRLLKADLLAVVRELLRQDHCTLAVHVLSTLRSEYPPLDLTLYADVVNALARNGEREEIDRLIGEMEGIEGGYEKDKALAKLIRAVMGAERREAAVRIYGMMREGGWGSESWEADEYVAEVLSKGLRRLGEEELAAHVASTLRVRIRT; the protein is encoded by the exons ATGTCGATTTCTCTATCGTTCATCCCTTCTCTCACCCTCCCCCAACCACCGAGCCTTAGCCGTAACGCCACCGTCCCTAGAAGATGGTTCTCTTCTATCCGATGCGGCCCACGCGACAACCGTGGACCTCTTCTCAAAGGTCGGATCCTCAGCTCTGAAGCCATCCAATCGATCCAGTCCCTCAAGCGAGCCCATCGCACCGGCTCCCTCTCCCTTAGCCTCCCTCCTCTCCGCCGTCTCCTGAAGGCTGATCTCCTTGCCGTTGTCCGCGAGCTTCTCCGGCAGGACCACTGCACCCTCGCTGTCCACGTTCTCTCCACCCTCCGTTCCGAGTATCCTCCTCTGGACCTCACTCTCTACGCCGACGTCGTCAACGCCCTCGCCAGAAACGGCGAGCGGGAGGAGATAGACAGGCTCATCGGAGAAATGGAGGGGATTGAGGGAGGCTACGAGAAGGACAAGGCTCTGGCGAAGCTGATAAGGGCGGTGATGGGAGCGGAGAGGAGGGAGGCGGCGGTGAGGATATACGGGATGATGAGAGAGGGAGGGTGGGGGTCGGAGTCGTGGGAGGCAGACGAGTATGTTGCTGAGGTTTTGAGTAAGGGACTGAGGAGGCTTGGGGAGGAAGAACTTGCTGCTCACGTGGCCTCCACTCTACG AGTAAGGATACGTACGTGA